The sequence below is a genomic window from Deltaproteobacteria bacterium.
GTGTGGGAAAGTTCCATCCGTTCCCGGTGACATTCCAGTACAGTTCGTCGTGATCCTCAAAGAAGCCGATCTGGCGATCGGTAATGTAGGTAATGTTGTAGGTGTAGTTCCCTGTAGGAAGGTTGCGGTCCTTGTTGCCGATATAGACCCGGGTCCCGTTGCTCCTGGACACGGCATGGTAGTTCTCAGAATGCCCGTTTCTATCCACGTGAAGAACCTTGAAGGTGACCCGGTGCTTGTTGCCTAAACGGTCCAGGTAGGTCGTGGGAAAGTCCCTGTAGATACCCCTCTTTATCTGATGGCCCTCTGCCCTTACCTGAATGGTTTCATGAACCTGGATGTTCCCGTCGGTTTTTACCACGATAGAGCTGTTCATCCAGAGGATGCTTTCAGCAGCCGGCGCGAGGGCGGGATGGACAATGGACCCAAGAAAGAACAGGGTCGCAAGAAGCCGGCGGAAGCTGCGGGTAATGCCCGGACGTTTCATCAGAAGCTGACCTCAGGAACCTCCCGCTGTGTAGCGAGCTCGATCTCGAAAAACTCGGTCTCTTTGAACCCGAAAGAATCTGCAATAAAGTTGGACGGGAAAGACTGGACAAGGATATTCATATCCCTGACAGTCCCGTTATAGTAGCGGCGGGCGAGCTGGAGCTGTTCCTCGATCTCCGAAAGCTTGTTCTGCAGGTCGAGGAAATTCTGGTTCGCCTTCAGGTCGGGATAGGCCTCGGCCAGGGCAAAAAGCTGTCTTAGCTGTTGGGTCAGTGCCGTCTCGATGGCGCTTTTCTCACCGGTGGCCTGAGCCTTGACGGCGGAGTTGCGAAGTTCGGTGACCTTTGAAAGGACGCCTTCCTCGTGCCTCGCATAACCCTTGACGGTTGATACCAGGTTCGGGATCAGGTCATGACGCCTTTTTAGTTGAACGTCAATCCCGCTCCACCCTTCGAGGACCCGGTTCCTCTGTCTGACGAGGCGGTTGTAGATGAAAACAACAAAAACAAGGACGAGAACGATAATGCCTGAGATGATCCAGCCGGCCATGCGCACCTCCAGAAAAATTGGAATATCCTCCGATAATTCCAATATTACCCACATCAATGAAAAAAAGGGAAGAGTGGTCAGGGATGGGGAAGAATATTACAGCGTTTTCAGGTGGGAATTAGGGAGGGGATGACGGCGATTTGCAATTTTCAGGTCGAGGAATCCAGGACCTCGCGGATGGCTCTCCCCAGGGTTTTTACATCAAAAGGTTTTTGAATAAAATTAACCCCTTCGTCCAGAATCGATCGATGGGCCACAACATTGACCGTGTAACCTGACATGAAGATGGTCTTGATTCCCGGGATAATGGTTTTTATCCTCTCCGCGAGTTCCTTTCCGTTCATTGCCGGCATGACGACGTCCGAAAGGAGAAGATCGATTCCTCCCCCCTGTTTTTCGCAGAGTTCAATGGCCTCTTCAGGGTTTTCGGTTCCCAGGACATGGTATCCGTGTATTTCCAGCGCTTCCTGGATGAAGCTCAGTATCTGCTCCTCGTCCTCAACGACGAGGATAGTTTCACTCCCGGTTATGGATTCCGGTTCGGCAGATTCTTTGATGACATGGGGCGCCGACTCAAACCTGGGGAAGTAAATCTTGAACGTAGTCCCTTCTCCCGGTTCACTGTAGACATTGATGAATCCGCCGTTTTGTCTGATGATCCCATAGACGGTGGACAACCCCAACCCGGTTCCGATCCCGTGTTCTTTCGTGGTAAAGAAGGGTTCGAATATTTTCCCCG
It includes:
- a CDS encoding LemA family protein, yielding MAGWIISGIIVLVLVFVVFIYNRLVRQRNRVLEGWSGIDVQLKRRHDLIPNLVSTVKGYARHEEGVLSKVTELRNSAVKAQATGEKSAIETALTQQLRQLFALAEAYPDLKANQNFLDLQNKLSEIEEQLQLARRYYNGTVRDMNILVQSFPSNFIADSFGFKETEFFEIELATQREVPEVSF
- a CDS encoding response regulator codes for the protein MTMEVAGKIFEPFFTTKEHGIGTGLGLSTVYGIIRQNGGFINVYSEPGEGTTFKIYFPRFESAPHVIKESAEPESITGSETILVVEDEEQILSFIQEALEIHGYHVLGTENPEEAIELCEKQGGGIDLLLSDVVMPAMNGKELAERIKTIIPGIKTIFMSGYTVNVVAHRSILDEGVNFIQKPFDVKTLGRAIREVLDSST